The Acidobacteriota bacterium genome includes a window with the following:
- a CDS encoding methyltransferase domain-containing protein, with translation MFNKLLKKQRRQSPGDNNLHPLDQLSDNEFLDYIYKRFLGREPDPVGRENQLKFLREGNSRAALVVNITEAPEFIFKIVKDNIHNYIKLIPIKDERPENYIILADLSGREKSSFFIAESPGDFDWLERKILSNGYYERPGVWSFLIDEDKRMMADITAEFEPSSVLDFGCANGAVLKCLKDRGIDGDGVEISVISLDKAFPEISSRIRLGDIRHLTFSHSYDVILGLDIFEHLNPNSLLSYIRRLYELLNDGGFLYANIPAFGKDSVFGEIFRIDYESWAEDAEKKRLFRAVPVDGYGYPKNGHLIGATTDWWVDRFAEAGFRRETDIESALHRKFDEAMEKISPARRAYYVFSKNAEFGKIRSILDRIASSE, from the coding sequence ATGTTCAATAAGCTTCTGAAAAAGCAACGTCGGCAATCGCCGGGAGACAACAACCTCCATCCCCTGGATCAACTCTCGGACAATGAGTTCCTGGATTATATCTACAAGCGTTTTCTTGGACGGGAGCCCGACCCCGTCGGGCGTGAAAACCAACTCAAGTTCCTTCGGGAGGGAAATTCCCGTGCCGCTCTCGTCGTAAACATCACCGAAGCTCCGGAGTTCATCTTCAAGATCGTCAAGGACAATATTCATAACTATATCAAGCTTATTCCCATCAAGGACGAGCGGCCGGAGAACTACATCATTCTCGCGGATCTTTCCGGGAGGGAAAAAAGTTCGTTTTTCATCGCAGAGAGCCCCGGCGACTTCGATTGGCTCGAGCGAAAGATCCTTTCCAACGGTTATTACGAACGACCCGGCGTTTGGAGCTTTCTTATCGACGAGGACAAACGCATGATGGCCGACATCACAGCCGAGTTCGAACCCTCATCCGTTCTCGATTTCGGTTGCGCCAACGGTGCCGTCCTCAAATGTCTCAAGGACAGGGGGATCGACGGGGACGGCGTGGAGATCAGCGTGATCAGTCTGGACAAGGCCTTTCCTGAAATCAGCAGTCGCATCCGTCTCGGAGACATCCGCCACCTCACCTTTTCGCACAGCTATGATGTCATTCTCGGTCTGGATATTTTCGAACATCTCAACCCCAACTCTCTTTTGAGTTATATTAGGAGATTGTATGAACTTCTGAACGACGGGGGTTTTCTCTACGCCAACATCCCCGCCTTCGGAAAAGACTCCGTTTTCGGAGAGATCTTCCGGATCGATTATGAATCCTGGGCCGAGGATGCCGAGAAAAAAAGGCTCTTCCGGGCCGTACCCGTCGATGGATACGGATACCCGAAAAACGGCCATCTTATCGGGGCCACCACGGATTGGTGGGTTGACCGATTCGCCGAGGCGGGTTTCCGACGGGAAACCGATATCGAATCCGCACTCCACCGCAAATTCGATGAGGCCATGGAGAAGATCTCTCCGGCGCGAAGAGCCTATTATGTTTTTTCAAAAAATGCAGAGTTCGGAAAGATCCGATCTATTCTTGATCGCATCGCTTCTTCCGAATAA
- a CDS encoding DUF4438 domain-containing protein, which yields MRRRIPAAFRVSALTLNLAVVLTVAVSASDLPGRKPVATNKAALLTVAVQGQIAPAQPSRSYAVTWDGTPKMLIGTGGINYNLKIGDPIFGWASADRATMGVAVEGAGDDRGRGAWIPHISVGTEVKLLSGSARGEKGVVAAKYGGFALVHFEDAVLDKLAVGDLVQAKAVGIGLKIDGYEEIFIHGLTPDVLEKLATETADGRIEVPVVKEIPAEIAGQGAGGSSIYGHWHIQTCYPPDVEKYGLKDLRFGDLVLLKDVQTDYGKGYFEGGSTIGIICSGPSDMSGVGIAVTPILSSRTKKLTARLDPSANIGKYLGIKMKNPPPAPVAAKGVLKTNKNSLITTAVQAVVQPPGGRDYGVTYDGTPKIGIGMASINYTVSFGDPAYGWASADHVEPDVTVQGRDAARPSDCAIAILAGIGNEAEVISGDAKGARGYYIGRHAGSHDLVWLPAEAKDNLALNDKIQVKARSVGLKIDGFDDVRVNKISPELLEKMGIRIENDQLVVPVVMEIPGHIMGSGLGSSFVETLDYDIQTTCPETVERYGLKKLKLGDVVAIRDHYNSFGAGRYKDAVTIGVCIHGWSDYAGHGPGVTTVLSALPGRITPKIDPHANAAYYLGIKEIPAE from the coding sequence ATGAGACGAAGAATTCCGGCCGCTTTTCGGGTATCCGCCCTGACATTGAACTTGGCTGTCGTTCTGACTGTCGCCGTTTCCGCCTCCGATCTTCCCGGGCGGAAGCCGGTTGCCACCAACAAGGCCGCGTTGCTGACCGTCGCCGTTCAGGGCCAGATCGCTCCGGCCCAGCCGTCGCGGTCCTACGCCGTGACCTGGGACGGCACGCCCAAGATGCTGATCGGGACGGGCGGCATCAATTACAATCTGAAAATCGGCGATCCGATCTTCGGCTGGGCGAGCGCTGATCGCGCGACCATGGGCGTCGCCGTCGAAGGCGCCGGGGATGACCGGGGCCGCGGCGCCTGGATTCCTCATATTTCCGTAGGCACCGAAGTCAAACTTCTCTCGGGATCGGCCCGGGGCGAAAAGGGCGTGGTCGCGGCCAAGTACGGCGGGTTTGCGCTGGTTCACTTTGAGGACGCGGTTCTCGACAAGCTGGCTGTCGGCGATCTCGTTCAGGCCAAGGCCGTCGGCATCGGCTTGAAGATCGACGGGTACGAAGAGATCTTCATCCATGGCCTGACGCCCGATGTCCTGGAAAAGCTCGCGACCGAAACGGCGGACGGCCGTATCGAAGTTCCCGTCGTGAAGGAGATTCCGGCCGAGATCGCGGGCCAGGGCGCCGGCGGTTCCAGCATTTACGGCCACTGGCATATTCAGACGTGCTATCCGCCGGACGTCGAAAAGTACGGACTGAAGGATCTTCGATTCGGCGACCTTGTTCTTCTCAAGGATGTTCAGACCGACTATGGAAAGGGCTATTTCGAGGGCGGGTCGACGATCGGGATCATCTGCAGCGGGCCCTCGGACATGTCCGGCGTGGGCATCGCCGTCACGCCGATTCTGTCCTCGCGAACGAAAAAACTGACCGCAAGACTCGATCCCTCGGCCAATATCGGCAAATACCTGGGGATCAAGATGAAAAACCCGCCCCCGGCTCCGGTTGCCGCGAAAGGCGTTTTGAAAACCAATAAAAACAGCCTGATCACGACCGCCGTCCAGGCCGTTGTTCAGCCGCCCGGCGGCCGCGATTACGGCGTGACCTATGACGGCACGCCGAAAATCGGCATCGGCATGGCCTCCATCAACTACACGGTGTCCTTCGGCGATCCCGCCTACGGGTGGGCGAGCGCCGATCATGTCGAGCCCGACGTCACCGTCCAGGGCCGGGACGCCGCCCGGCCCTCGGACTGCGCGATCGCCATCCTGGCCGGAATCGGCAATGAGGCCGAAGTCATTTCCGGCGACGCCAAGGGAGCGCGGGGGTATTATATCGGCCGGCACGCCGGTTCTCACGACCTGGTCTGGTTACCGGCCGAGGCCAAGGACAATCTCGCGCTCAATGACAAAATTCAGGTCAAGGCCCGCAGCGTGGGCTTGAAAATCGACGGATTCGATGACGTGCGGGTCAACAAGATCTCGCCCGAACTTCTGGAAAAGATGGGCATTCGGATCGAAAACGATCAGCTTGTCGTTCCCGTGGTCATGGAAATCCCGGGTCACATCATGGGCTCGGGACTCGGAAGCTCGTTTGTCGAGACCCTGGATTACGATATCCAGACGACCTGTCCCGAAACCGTCGAGCGCTATGGATTGAAAAAGCTCAAACTCGGAGATGTCGTGGCCATCCGCGATCACTACAATTCCTTCGGCGCGGGACGCTACAAGGATGCCGTGACGATCGGCGTCTGCATCCACGGCTGGAGCGACTATGCCGGGCACGGGCCGGGAGTCACCACTGTGTTGAGCGCGCTTCCGGGCCGCATCACGCCCAAAATCGATCCCCACGCCAACGCGGCCTATTACCTCGGCATCAAGGAAATACCGGCCGAATAG
- a CDS encoding 6-bladed beta-propeller has translation MSVSRPKNAPFFSLTVLTFILAAGLLLGPACSPKSDGWKGRIVEEDGIVVVKNPNAPLYGPEVLSLEEDLTIGGESSGDIAFATISSITVAGDGTIFVLDGKDKNIKAFDRDGGRIGTFGRPGQGPGELEMPRTIYSTERDELAVVDMSPKLVFFESSGEYIRTLSASSLMLMDARPDSEGNLFVFLIIYEETDGRYELRKVDGEFKDILVYESSPTQNSARDGFDPIFPILRWDLLSGDRLVCAHAVKFEFRIYDADGRLARKIQMNPEPVPVAKEDIDERTQGAPPGILENMKIPRHYPSFRYFVTDDEDRIWVLSWERPPGRKGYYYDVFDPEGRYIVRTVLPVIQPLIRKGRLYAAEEDEAGYPLLKRYEIRWDYNRELHPGRSGF, from the coding sequence ATGTCCGTATCCCGTCCGAAAAACGCCCCGTTTTTTTCATTGACGGTTCTCACTTTTATCCTGGCGGCCGGACTCCTGCTCGGTCCCGCCTGTTCCCCAAAGTCCGACGGTTGGAAAGGCCGGATCGTGGAAGAAGACGGCATCGTCGTCGTCAAGAACCCGAACGCACCCCTCTACGGCCCGGAAGTCCTTTCTCTGGAGGAGGACCTGACAATCGGAGGCGAGAGCAGCGGCGATATCGCGTTTGCGACGATCTCCTCGATCACGGTCGCCGGGGACGGGACGATTTTCGTCCTGGACGGAAAGGACAAGAACATCAAGGCCTTCGACCGGGACGGGGGAAGGATCGGGACATTCGGCAGGCCCGGCCAGGGTCCCGGGGAACTGGAGATGCCGAGAACGATTTATTCCACCGAACGGGACGAACTGGCCGTCGTCGACATGAGCCCGAAGCTCGTTTTTTTCGAAAGCAGCGGGGAATATATACGCACCCTATCCGCATCTTCCCTGATGCTCATGGATGCCCGGCCGGACTCCGAGGGGAACTTATTTGTCTTTCTCATCATCTATGAAGAAACCGACGGTCGCTACGAACTACGGAAAGTCGACGGCGAATTCAAGGACATCCTGGTCTACGAATCCTCCCCCACACAGAATTCGGCCCGCGATGGTTTTGACCCCATCTTTCCGATCCTCCGCTGGGATCTGCTTTCCGGAGATCGCCTCGTCTGCGCCCATGCGGTGAAGTTCGAGTTCAGGATCTATGACGCGGACGGCCGCCTCGCGCGCAAGATCCAGATGAATCCGGAGCCGGTCCCGGTCGCCAAGGAGGACATCGACGAACGGACCCAAGGCGCTCCGCCCGGTATTCTGGAGAACATGAAAATCCCCCGGCATTATCCGTCATTCCGGTATTTCGTGACCGACGACGAAGACAGGATCTGGGTCTTGAGCTGGGAGCGCCCGCCGGGCCGCAAGGGATACTATTACGATGTTTTCGACCCGGAGGGCCGGTATATCGTCCGGACCGTCCTGCCCGTGATCCAGCCGCTCATTCGCAAGGGCCGTCTCTACGCGGCCGAGGAGGATGAGGCCGGCTATCCCCTTCTCAAACGGTATGAAATCAGATGGGACTATAACAGAGAGCTTCATCCAGGCCGCTCTGGTTTTTAA
- a CDS encoding ABC transporter permease produces MLKTIVIKEWKERLPLVVFSLAALLAFVVLFFVLSGNREAVDILAGAATLAFLPVLGLLLGAGAFQSEFKDGAWAYLFSRPISKSRIWLAKYAAQLGILLAVMGSFTLIIKVVPGIQAVFSDLNWILSFGHNISIFELGCLGAIVLFNAAFSLSILSDKQPSTIVWTLLLWAFLIFGGAQAVLSPLLIWTLIYLNVLSWSLFVLALFSLSLALASILTFSRTDFSQPGKKARYFMKRAAVFLATSFVSCVLLAPVFSPAKAPHFYNMRIAADAAYFRTAKGIFRYDLASSRLRRILKTPLIWHSISVGDGKIIFIKNVPKRRNRMSEELWIMDTSGRNAGRLADTSTEEGPFSNLYIRQAVISPDGRKIALLTRDIQGRERLHGMDGEGRETRSLTLGMPEIPHFSMIVGFSASARYLVIYSRFAKKNEASGTDILRIDLERDADGKDVEILARNIHKAPMVEAFQHDLIAYASIDQDRNQESLILHDIVSNEAQEVLADDSIGLFGFNEARDKLAVWTGPPGHRKLNIYSLTEDRITAQRDGTRYKTGWPLWMSDNLVLLSADSGTGRKSLVLLDESLEEIKTIALPWESGELVNLHCAGKTVFAWEFDKTGLWTLDLESMKWRRIH; encoded by the coding sequence ATGCTGAAAACCATCGTCATCAAAGAGTGGAAGGAGCGGCTGCCGCTTGTCGTCTTTTCCCTGGCGGCGCTTCTCGCTTTCGTCGTCCTGTTCTTCGTCCTATCCGGAAACCGGGAGGCCGTCGACATCCTGGCCGGCGCCGCAACACTGGCTTTCCTTCCCGTCCTCGGCCTGCTTCTGGGGGCGGGAGCATTCCAGTCTGAGTTCAAGGACGGCGCCTGGGCCTATCTCTTTTCCCGGCCGATCTCAAAGAGCCGCATCTGGCTGGCCAAGTATGCCGCCCAGCTCGGAATTCTCCTGGCCGTTATGGGAAGCTTCACCCTCATCATCAAAGTCGTTCCCGGAATTCAAGCCGTTTTTTCCGACTTGAACTGGATCCTGTCTTTCGGCCATAACATCTCCATTTTCGAGCTGGGATGTCTCGGCGCCATCGTTCTTTTCAATGCGGCCTTTTCCTTGTCCATCCTCTCGGATAAACAGCCTTCGACGATTGTCTGGACTCTTCTGCTTTGGGCGTTTCTAATTTTCGGCGGCGCGCAGGCGGTCTTATCGCCCCTGTTGATCTGGACGCTTATTTACCTGAATGTTCTTTCCTGGTCTCTGTTCGTCCTGGCGCTGTTTTCCCTGAGCCTGGCTCTGGCCTCGATCCTGACTTTCAGCCGAACGGATTTCTCCCAGCCCGGAAAGAAAGCGCGGTATTTCATGAAACGGGCCGCGGTCTTTCTCGCAACCTCCTTCGTGTCCTGTGTGTTGCTTGCACCGGTTTTCTCGCCGGCGAAAGCTCCCCATTTCTATAACATGAGAATCGCGGCAGACGCCGCTTATTTCCGAACGGCAAAAGGAATATTCCGGTATGACTTGGCGAGCTCCCGTCTGCGACGAATCCTCAAGACCCCGCTGATTTGGCATTCTATTTCCGTAGGCGATGGAAAAATCATTTTCATCAAAAACGTTCCGAAGAGACGAAATCGCATGTCGGAGGAGCTATGGATCATGGACACCTCCGGACGGAATGCCGGGCGCCTGGCGGACACGTCGACCGAAGAGGGTCCATTCTCGAACCTCTACATCCGGCAGGCTGTGATCTCTCCGGACGGCAGAAAAATCGCGCTCTTAACCCGGGATATTCAGGGCAGAGAAAGGCTTCACGGGATGGATGGGGAAGGCAGGGAAACCCGAAGCCTGACTTTGGGGATGCCCGAAATTCCCCATTTCAGCATGATAGTCGGCTTTTCTGCATCGGCGAGGTATCTTGTCATATACAGCCGTTTCGCAAAGAAAAATGAGGCCTCCGGGACCGACATCTTGAGAATCGACCTGGAAAGGGATGCCGACGGAAAAGACGTTGAAATCCTGGCCAGGAACATCCATAAAGCTCCTATGGTCGAAGCTTTTCAACACGATCTGATCGCATACGCCTCTATCGATCAAGACAGAAATCAAGAAAGCCTGATCCTCCATGATATCGTGTCAAATGAGGCGCAAGAGGTCCTGGCCGACGATTCCATCGGCCTGTTCGGTTTCAACGAAGCCCGGGATAAGCTGGCTGTGTGGACGGGACCGCCGGGACACAGAAAGTTAAACATCTATTCGCTGACCGAAGACAGGATTACGGCGCAGCGGGATGGAACGCGTTATAAAACCGGCTGGCCCCTGTGGATGTCGGACAACCTCGTCCTGCTATCGGCCGATTCCGGCACGGGAAGAAAATCCCTCGTCCTCCTTGACGAAAGCCTCGAAGAAATCAAGACCATCGCTCTTCCCTGGGAATCAGGCGAACTCGTTAATTTACATTGCGCCGGAAAAACGGTTTTCGCCTGGGAATTCGACAAAACCGGACTCTGGACCCTCGATCTGGAGTCCATGAAGTGGCGCCGGATTCATTAG
- a CDS encoding ABC transporter ATP-binding protein translates to MSEILRLEHVTKSFGRRRILKDIGLSLESGKVYGLLGNNGEGKTTMIRIITGVIPAEGGRLFFRGAPIPFGAASHKTEIGYVPEDSFIYGWMKVGEFMDFNAAFYPGWDAGRAADCLKRFSLDVKARVASLSRGLKLKLHLAAALAARPALLILDDATSGIDVPTRRDFLKDIIGELADSETTVFFSTHMVHELERIVEHLFILHGGEIVLNEDYERIKDAVKRVVLRFDGDASEKTDIVYPWTGEKRQRLEQLSPARLEVEPLSLEEIFESFVKKRQERTPC, encoded by the coding sequence ATGAGCGAGATTCTGCGCCTGGAACATGTCACGAAGAGCTTCGGCCGCCGCCGGATCCTGAAGGATATCGGCCTGAGCCTCGAAAGCGGCAAAGTCTACGGCCTCCTGGGGAACAACGGCGAAGGGAAAACGACGATGATCCGCATCATCACGGGCGTCATTCCCGCCGAAGGAGGCCGCCTGTTTTTCAGGGGCGCCCCGATCCCCTTCGGCGCCGCCTCCCACAAGACCGAGATCGGCTATGTTCCCGAAGACTCCTTCATCTACGGCTGGATGAAGGTCGGAGAGTTCATGGACTTCAACGCCGCGTTCTATCCCGGCTGGGACGCCGGGCGGGCCGCCGATTGCCTGAAACGTTTTTCCCTGGATGTCAAAGCCCGGGTGGCCTCTCTATCCCGCGGCTTGAAGCTCAAGCTTCATCTGGCCGCGGCGCTTGCGGCCCGGCCCGCGCTTCTCATCCTCGACGACGCCACCTCCGGCATCGACGTCCCGACGCGCCGCGACTTCCTGAAGGACATCATCGGGGAACTGGCGGACTCGGAGACAACGGTGTTTTTCTCCACCCACATGGTCCATGAGCTCGAGCGCATCGTCGAGCATCTCTTCATTCTTCACGGCGGCGAAATCGTCCTGAACGAGGATTACGAACGGATCAAAGATGCCGTGAAACGCGTCGTTCTGAGATTCGACGGGGACGCGTCGGAAAAGACGGACATCGTTTATCCCTGGACCGGCGAGAAAAGGCAGAGGCTGGAACAGTTGTCACCCGCCCGGCTGGAGGTCGAACCGCTGAGCCTTGAGGAAATCTTTGAAAGCTTCGTCAAAAAACGGCAAGAGAGGACGCCATGCTGA